One Mycolicibacterium goodii genomic region harbors:
- a CDS encoding flavin reductase family protein, translating to MKTLTEIRSGDGAEDMSRLRRLYGRYPTGVAAICALRDGQPVGIVATSFIPVSMSPALVSICVQHTSTTWPQLSRDERLGISVLAEGHAQLSRQLAAKNADRFAGLSWFASDSSAVFLADAAAWLDCRISTSITAGDHDVVLMEVISAADDETISPLVFHESRFRTMSDHDKPR from the coding sequence ATGAAGACTCTCACCGAGATCCGGTCCGGTGACGGCGCCGAGGACATGTCGCGACTTCGCAGGCTGTACGGCAGGTACCCGACCGGCGTCGCCGCCATCTGCGCTTTGCGCGACGGTCAACCGGTGGGGATCGTGGCCACCTCGTTCATCCCGGTGTCCATGTCGCCAGCCTTGGTATCGATTTGCGTACAGCACACGTCGACGACGTGGCCCCAGTTGTCGAGAGACGAGCGTCTCGGGATCTCAGTGCTCGCCGAAGGACACGCGCAGCTGTCCCGTCAACTGGCAGCCAAGAACGCCGATCGCTTTGCCGGGCTGAGCTGGTTCGCCAGCGACTCCTCCGCGGTCTTCCTCGCCGACGCGGCAGCCTGGCTCGACTGCCGGATCAGCACATCGATCACCGCAGGAGATCACGATGTCGTGCTGATGGAGGTCATCAGCGCTGCCGACGACGAAACGATATCGCCACTGGTGTTCCACGAAAGCCGCTTCCGAACCATGAGCGACCATGACAAGCCCCGATAG
- a CDS encoding MmgE/PrpD family protein, translating to MTSPDRTRLRGGPRTDQPTWKIAELAADATSAPAEVAAMVSNRIVDNAAVAAAAARRRSVILARAQARAHPTTSGAAIFGIEGAYSAEWAAVANGVAVTDLELHDVFPAADDTHPGATIPALTAVAQQAGLRGTDLIDGIATAYEVHIALAQGTPSQQRAIGHPGHLRTAVAAGLGTMLRLPPETIYTAITHAVQLTTVGRRCRRRLVAGRNGYAAAYAGKVAIEAVDLAMHGQRHLHLPEVRGDDGNQWPLPEYDCEPRLPAPGEPKTAILISCPRKHSAAYHGQVWIDLALRLRDRIGRLEAIESIVLHTRQDAPVAAGHLDPRRFDPQASRDTLAHSVVYLFAVALQDGAWHHEHSYAPERSRRADTIELCHQISTIDDRGDMAAGARATITMKSGAVIAGGLDVPDAHPSGAHPFQRRDYFAKFTELADGVIDRREQQRFLDVVSCLGDLKRGTLGMLNPMIGQHILDEEPITHGIFR from the coding sequence ATGACAAGCCCCGATAGGACCCGACTTCGGGGTGGCCCCCGAACGGACCAGCCGACCTGGAAGATCGCGGAACTGGCCGCGGACGCCACCTCGGCGCCGGCCGAGGTGGCGGCCATGGTGAGCAACCGGATCGTCGACAACGCCGCGGTTGCTGCCGCCGCGGCACGCCGCCGCTCCGTCATCCTTGCTCGCGCCCAGGCCCGGGCACACCCGACCACGTCGGGGGCCGCGATCTTCGGTATCGAAGGCGCGTACTCCGCCGAATGGGCCGCCGTCGCCAACGGTGTTGCGGTGACCGATCTTGAGCTGCATGACGTGTTCCCGGCCGCCGATGACACGCACCCGGGTGCAACCATTCCGGCGCTGACGGCCGTGGCCCAACAGGCCGGGCTCCGAGGCACCGACCTGATCGACGGCATCGCCACCGCCTATGAGGTGCACATCGCCCTGGCCCAGGGAACTCCTTCGCAGCAGCGGGCCATCGGTCATCCCGGACATCTGAGGACAGCGGTGGCGGCGGGCCTGGGCACCATGCTGCGGCTGCCTCCCGAGACCATCTACACCGCCATCACCCACGCGGTGCAGCTGACCACCGTCGGCCGCCGTTGCCGCCGGCGTCTCGTCGCCGGTCGCAACGGCTACGCCGCCGCCTATGCCGGCAAGGTGGCGATCGAAGCCGTTGACCTCGCCATGCATGGCCAGCGCCATCTGCATCTGCCAGAAGTTCGCGGCGACGACGGAAACCAGTGGCCGCTGCCCGAATATGACTGCGAGCCACGACTGCCCGCGCCGGGCGAACCGAAGACGGCCATTCTCATCAGTTGTCCCAGAAAGCACTCCGCTGCCTACCACGGTCAAGTCTGGATCGATCTGGCCCTCAGATTGCGAGACCGGATCGGCCGGCTCGAGGCCATCGAGTCCATCGTCCTGCACACCCGGCAGGACGCCCCCGTGGCGGCCGGCCACCTGGATCCGCGCAGGTTCGATCCCCAGGCATCCCGGGATACGCTCGCCCATTCGGTGGTATACCTGTTCGCCGTCGCACTGCAGGACGGTGCCTGGCATCATGAACATTCGTATGCACCCGAGAGGTCGCGGCGGGCCGACACGATCGAACTGTGCCATCAGATTTCCACCATCGACGATCGCGGCGATATGGCCGCAGGTGCACGAGCGACGATCACGATGAAATCCGGTGCGGTGATCGCCGGTGGGCTCGACGTCCCCGATGCCCACCCCTCAGGCGCCCATCCCTTCCAGCGCAGGGATTACTTCGCCAAGTTCACCGAGCTTGCAGATGGGGTCATCGACAGGCGGGAGCAGCAGCGATTCCTGGACGTGGTGAGTTGCCTGGGCGACCTGAAGCGGGGCACCCTCGGGATGCTGAATCCCATGATCGGTCAACATATCCTGGATGAGGAGCCGATCACGCACGGCATCTTTCGTTGA
- a CDS encoding creatininase family protein produces the protein MTSGEVAAAIAKGACTAILPLAAVEQHGPHLPLSMDADHADELAIRVARELGDALVLPTVRVGYSPHHLGFSGTLSLRASTLEAVCEDYGAHLADSGFSTLVLFSGHIGNYPVMREFEARLAAKLAPLSVIVFTDSEAILDAWRGAAEPSGYGGRVGGHADIAETSVMLALHPERVRLDRLVPGCQVSTDDAFLTRVLDEGLKAFSPNGILGNPIGAAPVIGHACLDAVTRLITDYVRSRAASVRSSS, from the coding sequence ATGACCAGTGGCGAGGTCGCCGCTGCGATCGCGAAAGGTGCATGCACCGCGATCCTCCCCTTGGCCGCTGTCGAACAGCACGGCCCTCATCTGCCGTTGTCCATGGACGCCGATCATGCCGACGAACTCGCGATACGCGTGGCACGTGAACTCGGGGATGCTCTGGTTCTGCCGACGGTCCGGGTTGGATACTCGCCGCACCACCTCGGGTTCTCGGGCACCCTGTCGTTGCGGGCCTCGACGCTGGAGGCCGTCTGTGAGGATTACGGCGCGCACTTGGCAGATTCGGGCTTCAGCACCCTTGTGCTGTTCTCCGGGCACATCGGGAACTATCCGGTGATGCGCGAATTCGAGGCCCGACTCGCCGCCAAACTCGCCCCACTGTCGGTGATCGTGTTCACCGACAGCGAGGCGATCCTCGATGCGTGGCGTGGCGCAGCAGAGCCATCCGGATATGGCGGCCGCGTCGGCGGGCATGCCGACATCGCGGAAACGTCGGTCATGCTCGCATTACATCCCGAACGCGTGCGCCTCGACCGACTGGTTCCGGGATGCCAGGTGAGTACCGACGATGCCTTTCTCACCCGAGTCCTCGATGAAGGTCTCAAAGCCTTCTCCCCTAACGGGATTCTCGGCAATCCCATCGGAGCAGCCCCTGTCATCGGCCATGCATGCCTGGATGCCGTCACCCGGCTGATCACCGACTACGTCCGCAGCCGCGCTGCGTCGGTTCGTTCTTCGAGCTGA
- a CDS encoding enoyl-CoA hydratase/isomerase family protein, translated as MTELSTAALPGLTWADHSGVLVVTMDRPPANALNRSLIVGLCTFFTELASQPAPAPVVLTGAGERFFTAGGDVKELEGTRPAEIEGRMRDFHALLVALERFPRPLIAAVNGHCVGGGMELALFADAVLATPNAKFGFPEINHGLLPADKGLQRAERILGARAVRSMVLSGDLFSAEKAVTIGLVDRLEDPETLLSSAIEAARTAGAKAPVLYSALKRSVNDPDDARDDRSLTHTIDAAKAYFDDPVAAGLRAGWNREKASSGRQPTDR; from the coding sequence ATGACAGAGCTCTCTACCGCTGCGCTTCCTGGGCTGACATGGGCCGACCACTCCGGTGTCCTCGTGGTTACCATGGACCGACCACCCGCGAATGCGTTGAACCGCAGCCTCATAGTCGGTCTGTGCACGTTCTTCACGGAGTTGGCTTCTCAACCCGCACCTGCACCGGTGGTCCTCACCGGTGCAGGTGAGCGCTTCTTCACCGCCGGAGGTGACGTCAAAGAGCTTGAGGGTACCCGGCCCGCGGAGATCGAAGGACGGATGCGGGACTTCCATGCACTGCTCGTCGCGCTGGAGCGGTTCCCCCGCCCACTCATCGCGGCCGTCAACGGGCACTGTGTCGGCGGCGGAATGGAACTGGCGCTGTTCGCCGACGCCGTACTCGCGACTCCGAACGCGAAGTTCGGTTTCCCGGAGATCAACCACGGTCTGCTGCCCGCAGACAAAGGACTTCAACGGGCCGAGCGTATTCTCGGAGCCCGTGCCGTCCGGTCGATGGTGTTGTCCGGGGACCTGTTCTCCGCCGAGAAGGCCGTCACGATCGGATTGGTGGATCGCCTGGAAGATCCCGAGACACTGCTCAGTTCGGCCATCGAGGCGGCGCGTACCGCAGGCGCGAAGGCACCGGTTCTGTACAGCGCGCTCAAGCGCAGCGTCAACGATCCCGACGACGCGCGGGATGATCGATCGTTGACCCACACGATCGATGCCGCGAAGGCCTACTTCGACGATCCCGTCGCCGCGGGCTTACGCGCCGGGTGGAATCGGGAAAAGGCCTCCTCGGGTCGCCAACCGACAGACCGATAG
- a CDS encoding enoyl-CoA hydratase-related protein: protein MSTLNGDDVFARYPEEFLIERKPNGVLLITLNRPEHLNAVTMPMFEMMGDLLLDVDRDPQTRVAVITGAGRGFCTGMDVAQPDPSLEDAIALMETERRRIMLTLSMDKPIISAINGPAVGWGLSLGLLADISIAAEDAVLMDGHTRVGVVAGDHSSLIWPLLVGMAKAKYYQLTSARMTGIEAERIGLVSLVEPRDKVLERALAIADDLALGSQRAIQWTKRSLNTGWLTNALPQQELSAALETLNFAGADYLEARQAFREKRPTRFPSAHGDRGAPSQETVSQA, encoded by the coding sequence ATGAGCACCCTCAACGGCGACGACGTCTTCGCGCGCTATCCGGAAGAGTTCCTCATCGAACGCAAGCCCAACGGTGTCCTCTTGATCACCCTCAACAGGCCAGAGCACCTCAATGCGGTCACCATGCCGATGTTCGAGATGATGGGTGACCTTCTGCTCGACGTCGACCGTGATCCGCAGACCCGGGTCGCCGTGATAACCGGTGCCGGCCGCGGATTCTGCACGGGTATGGACGTCGCACAACCCGACCCATCGTTGGAAGACGCGATCGCGCTCATGGAGACCGAACGCAGGCGCATCATGCTGACGTTGAGCATGGACAAGCCGATCATCTCTGCGATCAACGGACCGGCTGTCGGTTGGGGTCTGTCGCTGGGACTGCTCGCCGACATCAGCATCGCGGCCGAAGACGCTGTTCTCATGGATGGTCACACCCGCGTCGGCGTGGTCGCAGGAGATCACTCGTCGCTGATCTGGCCGTTGCTCGTCGGCATGGCCAAGGCCAAGTATTACCAGCTCACGTCCGCACGCATGACGGGAATCGAAGCCGAACGCATCGGATTGGTCAGTCTGGTGGAACCCAGAGATAAGGTGCTCGAACGAGCACTGGCGATCGCCGATGATCTCGCGCTGGGCTCACAGCGCGCCATCCAGTGGACCAAGCGGTCACTGAACACCGGCTGGCTGACCAACGCCCTTCCGCAACAGGAGCTCTCAGCCGCGCTGGAAACGCTCAATTTCGCCGGCGCTGATTACCTCGAGGCGCGGCAAGCCTTCCGAGAGAAGCGCCCCACACGGTTTCCCTCGGCACACGGTGATCGTGGTGCACCGTCACAGGAGACAGTCAGCCAGGCATGA